A genomic stretch from Falco cherrug isolate bFalChe1 chromosome 3, bFalChe1.pri, whole genome shotgun sequence includes:
- the LOC129735712 gene encoding feather keratin-like, translating into MACNNLCSPCGPTPLANSCNEPCVRQCEESHVVIQPPAVLVTLPGPILSSFPQSTAVGSSSSAAVGNILSSQGVPVSSGGFGYGFGGLGCYGARRACYPC; encoded by the coding sequence ATGGCCTGCAAcaacctctgcagcccctgcggacCCACCCCGCTGGCtaacagctgcaacgagccctgcgtcAGGCAGTGCGAAGAATCCCACGTCGTCATCCAGCCTCCCGCCGTGCTGGTCACCCTGCCGGgacccatcctcagctccttcccccagagcaccGCCGTCGGATCGTCCTCATCGGCTGCCGTGGGCAacatcctcagctcccagggagtgCCCGTCTCCTCCGGCGGCTTCGGCTATGGCTTCGGAGGCCTGGGCTGCTATGGTGCCAGAAGAGCCTGCTACCCCTGCTAA